The following are encoded in a window of Lates calcarifer isolate ASB-BC8 unplaced genomic scaffold, TLL_Latcal_v3 _unitig_1633_quiver_864, whole genome shotgun sequence genomic DNA:
- the LOC108889762 gene encoding uncharacterized protein LOC108889762 encodes MASCGEGTIETAAVGRPFQLGMLYDCRKDALIPGVTLWDLKELQKNTSVQQQNNTEFNVTASDSIEEKSNLLKISGSLKLSLLGGLVNVRGSAKYFQDTKKSQKQARVTLQYNATTKFETLTMSHLAHGQVSHPNVFEDDTATHVVTAILYGAGAYFVFDRESSSEDETKQVEGEANLTFNKLKFLTVDAEASLNMDDKERAAVEKFSCTFHGDFKLPSNPTSFTDAVKVYRTLPDLLGQDGEHAVPLRVWLYPLVKLDSRAARLQRDISRALITCSSETIESLNRTEMRCSDLLKDTAATTFPAMEKKVQDLMQMCCQYKLDFMQKLGSVLPSIRGGGKEESVLEEILKTHERSPFNNKDLDQWLKTKGKESDTLKSFLKQLDKLGVKMEDHLDDLLSDLDVRNVVCFSFTSVDQPDGFLVKLSNHLRPAGMVDSAGSSDLQDTNTDWLSSDTRQTMRKQLKLFGELKKSSNSDDTKFIVTSKYAESHPGACIFIYEDGCDDAVCFVSPSKPATPSTTASYDSFTVTVSEPDSVTVEYTVDYRQKQQQDTEWTSHPVKKNQETVTLSGLKPDTEYEIRATAVGKLSYAVSSDVCRAVTLTAVGPPTQVKDTEVKANSITLTWSNPSVQCCESVKQFIIEFREENSSQWQSKETREEVYTFTLNSLKQDTVYSIRMCTDGGVGVSQPGEELNVKTKKEPLDAKKFTLIQGNPPVYLLKLKPAGVGQVNKKVFGSAPTGKQSNKTIMVVGATGSGKTTLINGMINYILGVDWEDNWRFKLINEETNKTQACSQTSEVTAYQIYHTDGFKVPYSLTIIDTPGFGDTRGIKQDKEITEKIRQFFSVNGGIDSIDAVCFVAQSALARLTHTQRYIFEAILSIFGKDIASNIIALVTFADGKSPPVLEAIKAANIPCATKEDGSILNFKFNNSVLFAENTGVKHEDNFDYMFWKMGKASMNTFFTHLNTMQPQSLTLTKEVLQERKQLEATVEGLQPMIRQGLSKLEEINSTKAALENHETHMKENEDFEYEVEIEKSDKIDLEPRTFVTNCHGCNYNCHYSCQIPKDEHKLGCAAMKNRNCTVCPGKCVWSDHFNMKYRWETKRVTEKRTYQDLKSKYEAALGKKMDTEKIIEQLEVEYEQVQGKVVEMMNTLTNCLQRLREIALRPDPLATPDYIDLLIQTEEQEAKPGFKQRIKELNEVRQGAVPSRRWQRDSL; translated from the exons ATGGCCTCATGTGGTGAAGGTACCATAGAGACTGCAGCTGTGGGAAGACCGTTCCAGCTCGGCATGCTGTATGACTGCCGGAAGGATGCTCTCATTCCAG GTGTAACCTTATGGGATCTAAAGGAGCTACAAAAGAATACAAGTgtgcaacaacaaaataatactgAGTTTAATGTCACAGCATCAGATTCGATTGAGGAGAAGTCCAATTTGTTAAAGATCTCTGGCTCTCTTAAACTGAGTCTGTTGGGAGGACTGGTGAACGTGAGAGGATCAGCAAAATATTTCCAAGACACAAAGAAATCTCAGAAACAAGCTCGAGTGACTCTTCAGTACAACGCAACAACAAAGTttgaaacactgacaatgtCTCACCTGGCTCATGGACAGGTATCTCATCCTAATGTGTTTGAAGACGACACTGCCACTCACGTGGTCACAGCCATCCTGTACGGAGCTGGAGCTTActttgtgtttgacagagaaTCATCATCAGAGGACGAGACAAAACAAGTGGAGGGAGAAGCTAACCTCACCTTCAACAAGCTGAAATTCCTCACAGTAGATGCTGAGGCTTCACTCAACATGGatgacaaagagagagcagcagtagAAAAATTTAGCTGCACGTTTCACGGAGACTTCAAGCTACCCTCCAACCCAACGTCCTTCACTGATGCTGTGAAAGTTTACAGGACCCTTCCTGACCTGCTGGGACAGGATGGAGAACATGCTGTTCCTCTCAGGGTGTGGCTATACCCTCTGGTGAAGCTGGATTCAAGAGCGGCAAGACTCCAAAGAGACATCAGCCGTGCTCTCATCACGTGCTCATCAGAAACTATAGAGAGTTTAAACAGGACAGAGATGAGATGCAGCGACCTCCTGAAAGACACCGCAGCAACAACATTTCCTGCCATGGAGAAGAAGGTTCAGGATTTGATGCAGATGTGTTGCCAGTACAAGCTTGACTTCATGCAGAAGCTCGGGTCAGTGCTTCCTTCAATCCGAGGGGGTGGGAAAGAGGAGAGTGTCCTTGAGGAAATCCTTAAGACTCATGAGAGGTCACCATTCAACAACAAAGACCTGGATCAGTGGCTAAAAACCAAAGGGAAGGAATCAGATACTCTGAAATCCTTCCTTAAACAGCTGGACAAACTAGGAGTGAAAATGGAAGACCATCTGGATGACCTGTTGTCTGATTTAGATGTCAGAAATGTTGTGTGCTTTTCATTTACCTCTGTAGACCAGCCTGATGGTTTCCTGGTCAAACTGTCCAATCATCTCAGACCAGCAGGAATGGTGGACTCTGCTGGATCCTCTGATCTACAGGACACGAACACAGACTGGCTCTCCAGTGATACTCGACAGACAATGAGGAAACAACTGAAACTGTTTGGAGAACTGAAGAAGTCCAGCAACAGTGATGACACCAAATTCATAGTTACATCAAAATATGCTGAGAGTCATCCTGGAGCGTGTATTTTCATATATGAAGACGGGTGTGATGATGCAGTCTGCTTTGTTTCTCCATCAAAACCTGCCACTCCATCCACCACTGCATCATATGACAGCTTCACAGTTACAGTATCTGAACCAGACTCTGTCACTGTAGAGTACACAGTAgactacagacagaaacagcagcaggacactgaATGGACATCTCACCCAGTGAAGAAGAACCAAGAGACAGTAACTCTGTCAGGACTAAAGCCAGACACTGAGTATGAGATCAGAGCCACAGCTGTGGGTAAACTCAGCTATGCTGTCAGCAGTGATGTCTGCCGGGCTGTAACCCTCACAGCAGTTGGTCCACCCACTCAGGTAAAAGACACTGAAGTGAAAGCAAACTCCATCACTCTGACATGGAGCAACCCGTCTGTCCAATGCTGTGAATCTGTAAAACAGTTTATCATTGAGTTCAGAGAGGAGAACAGCAGTCAGTGGCAGAGTAAAGAGACCAGAGAGGAGGTCTACACATTCACTCTGAACAGCCTTAAACAGGATACAGTCTACTCCATCAGGATGTGCACAGATGGAGGTGTTGGAGTAAGTCAGCCTGGTGAAGAACTCAATGTTAAAACTAAGAAAGAACCACTGGATGCAAAGAAGTTCACACTCATCCAAGGTAATCCACCAGTCTACCTACTTAAACTGAAACCAGCAGGAGTTGGTCAGGTCaataaaaaggtttttggaAGCGCACCAACCGGAAAGCAATCAAACAAAACCATTATGGTTGTAGGTGCAACTGGATCTGGCAAGACCACCCTCATCAATGGCATGATCAACTACATTCTTGGAGTCGATTGGGAGGACAACTGGAGATTTAAACTGATAAATGAAGAAACCAATAAAACACAAGCCTGCAGTCAGACGTCAGAGGTGACAGCCTACCAGATTTACCACACAGATGGTTTCAAAGTTCCCTACTCTCTCACAATCATCGACACTCCAGGGTTTGGGGACACCAGAGGAatcaaacaagacaaagaaataacagaaaaaataagacaGTTTTTCTCAGTCAATGGTGGAATTGATAGCATTGATGCAGTGTGCTTTGTAGCGCAGTCTGCTTTAGCtcgtctgacacacacacagagatacatcTTTGAAGCCATCCTCTCCATTTTTGGGAAGGACATTGCCAGCAACATCATTGCTCTGGTCACCTTTGCCGATGGCAAGTCACCCCCAGTCCTGGAGGCCATCAAAGCTGCCAACATCCCATGTGCCACAAAGGAAGACGGGTCTATTCTCAATTTTAAATTCAACAACTCTGTCCTCTTTGCCGAAAACACAGGAGTCAAGCATGAGGACAACTTTGACTACATGTTCTGGAAAATGGGGAAAGCCAGCATGAATACATTCTTCACTCATCTAAATACAATGCAACCTCAGAGTCTGACCCTGACAAAGGAGGTTCTCCAAGAGCGCAAACAGCTTGAGGCGACTGTTGAGGGGCTGCAGCCAATGATTCGACAAGGTCTGTCAAAACTGGAggaaataaacagcacaaaagCTGCACTGGAAAACCACGAGACCCACATGAAGGAGAATGAGGACTTTGAATATGAAGTAGAGATTGAAAAATCTGATAAGATTGATCTGGAACCAAGAACCTTTGTCACCAACTGCCATGGGTGCAACTATAACTGCCATTATTCTTGTCAGATACCAAAAGATGAGCATAAACTTGGGTGTGCTGCCATGAAAAATAGAAACTGCACAGTGTGTCCAGGCAAATGTGTATGGAGCGATCATTTCAACATGAAGTACCGATGGGAGACAAAACGTGTAACAGAGAAGAGGACGTATCAGGACCTAAAGAGTAAATATGAGGCAGCTCTGGGGAAAAAGATGGATACAGAGAAAATCATTGAACAGTTGGAAGTAGAGTATGAGCAGGTGCAGGGGAAAGTTGTAGAAATGATGAACACTTTAACAAACTGCCTGCAGCGTCTGAGAGAGATCGCACTTCGCCCAGATCCTTTGGCTACTCCAGATTACATTGATCTCCTGATACAGACAGAGGAACAAGAGGCCAAACCTGGATTTAAACAGCGTATTAAAGAGTTAAACGAAGTTAGACAAGGTGCAGTTCCCTCAAGAAGGTGGCAGAGGGATTCACTCTAA